A single Oryctolagus cuniculus chromosome 16, mOryCun1.1, whole genome shotgun sequence DNA region contains:
- the SYCE2 gene encoding synaptonemal complex central element protein 2 isoform X2 yields the protein MARERGGQPGKLGAVGRASRSAEASGSLISVLMSWGGARHLSRVSSPSVATSGAGRPLATLEGKTGLYFSSLDTTIDILKKRAQELIENINESRQKDHALMTNFRDSLKIKVSDLTEKLEERMYQIYDHHNKVIQEKLQEFTQKMAKISHLETELKQVCQTVETVYKDLCLQPEAVPAEEQSHRDSEC from the exons ATGGCCCGGGAGAGGGGAGGACAACCAGGCAAACTGGGTGCAGTGGGGCGTGCCAGCAGGAGCGCTGAGGCCAGCGGCTCGCTCATTTCTGTGCTCATGTCGTGGGGTGGCGCAAGGCACCT GAGTCGGGTGTCCAGCCCTTCGGTCGCCACATCCGGTGCCGGCCGCCCTCTGGCCACGCTGGAGGGGAAGACAGGCCTGTACTTCTCCTCGCTGGACACCACCATCGACATCCTGAAGAAGCGAGCCCAGGAGCTGATCGAAAACATCAACGAGAGCAGGCAAAAGGACCACGCGCTCATGACCAACTTCAGGGACAGCCTCAAGATCAAG GTCTCGGACCTGACGGAGAAGCTGGAGGAGCGGATGTACCAGATCTACGACCACCACAACAAGGTCATCCAGGAGAAGCTGCAGGAGTTCACCCAGAAGATGGCCAAGATCAGCCACTTGGAGACGGAGCTCAAGCAAGTCTGTCAGACCGTGGAGACCGTGTACAAAGACCTGTGCCTGCAGCCCGAG